The Actinomadura sp. WMMB 499 genome includes a window with the following:
- a CDS encoding NAD(P)-dependent oxidoreductase: MSDGAPIRTVGFVGLGHMGRPMSRRLAEAGLRVLGHDPAPPPAGELPDGLTLVASAADAARGAGAVILMLPNSDIVEGVVDGLLDVLQAGSALIDMGSSRPLSTQKIAARTAERGVAFVDAPVSGGVKGAESGTLTVMAGGAAADVDRVRPVLDVLGGTVVHAGDVGAGHALKAFNNLLSASHLLATAEVMRAGSRFGLDPAVMIDAINSSSGRCASTEVKWPNFVLSDRYDSGFGLSLMLKDIRIAAELAEAQDTPLPFGRAAVDLWAAAAEDLGPDADQTDIARWHGRPQAEHGNDDPAR, encoded by the coding sequence ATGAGTGACGGCGCGCCGATCCGGACGGTCGGATTCGTGGGCCTCGGCCACATGGGGCGTCCGATGTCCAGGCGGCTGGCGGAGGCCGGGCTGCGGGTGCTCGGCCACGATCCCGCGCCGCCGCCCGCCGGCGAGCTCCCGGACGGGCTCACGCTCGTGGCCTCGGCCGCCGACGCCGCCCGCGGCGCCGGCGCCGTCATTCTGATGCTGCCGAACAGCGACATCGTCGAGGGCGTCGTGGACGGCCTGCTCGACGTGCTCCAGGCGGGCTCGGCACTGATCGACATGGGGTCGAGCCGTCCCCTGTCCACGCAGAAGATCGCCGCCCGCACGGCGGAACGCGGCGTCGCGTTCGTCGACGCCCCGGTCTCGGGCGGGGTGAAGGGCGCCGAGAGCGGCACGCTCACGGTCATGGCGGGGGGCGCGGCCGCCGACGTCGACCGCGTCCGTCCCGTCCTGGACGTGCTGGGCGGCACCGTCGTGCACGCCGGCGACGTCGGGGCCGGGCACGCGCTGAAGGCGTTCAACAACCTCCTGTCGGCCTCCCACCTGCTGGCGACCGCGGAGGTCATGCGGGCGGGGAGCCGCTTCGGGCTCGACCCGGCGGTGATGATCGACGCCATCAACAGCTCGAGCGGCCGCTGCGCGTCCACCGAGGTCAAGTGGCCGAACTTCGTCCTCAGCGACCGCTACGACTCCGGGTTCGGGCTGTCGCTGATGCTCAAGGACATCCGGATCGCGGCCGAGCTGGCCGAGGCACAGGACACACCGCTCCCCTTCGGCCGGGCCGCCGTGGACCTGTGGGCGGCGGCCGCCGAGGACCTCGGCCCGGACGCCGACCAGACCGACATCGCCCGCTGGCACGGCCGCCCCCAGGCAGAGCACGGCAACGACGACCCCGCGCGATAG
- the pcaC gene encoding 4-carboxymuconolactone decarboxylase, whose translation MSVTDANPSRFEQGLATRREVLGAAHVERSMAGVSDFARPVQELVTEYCWGAVWTRDGLDRRTRSLINLGMLTALGRDHELAVHVRAAITNGCTVEEIREALLQTTVYCGVPAAMQSFRIAERVLEELREDEGTQGNE comes from the coding sequence TTGAGCGTCACCGACGCGAACCCGTCCCGTTTCGAGCAGGGCCTGGCGACCCGCCGGGAGGTTCTCGGCGCCGCGCACGTGGAGCGTTCCATGGCCGGGGTGAGCGACTTCGCCCGGCCCGTCCAGGAACTCGTCACCGAGTACTGCTGGGGCGCGGTGTGGACCCGCGACGGCCTGGACCGCCGCACCCGCAGCCTGATCAACCTCGGGATGCTGACGGCGCTGGGCCGCGACCACGAGCTGGCGGTGCACGTCCGCGCGGCGATCACCAACGGCTGCACGGTCGAGGAGATCCGGGAGGCGCTGCTCCAGACGACGGTCTACTGCGGCGTCCCGGCGGCGATGCAGTCGTTCCGCATCGCCGAGCGGGTGCTCGAGGAACTGCGCGAGGACGAAGGGACGCAGGGCAATGAGTGA
- a CDS encoding dihydrodipicolinate reductase, whose product MPETPRGGPDDRPGDERDGRSRYRVVQWATGNIGTRALRAVIEHPTLALAGAYVHSPAKAGRDAGELCGLDPTGVTATRDAGEILALRPDCVLYMPRACDFDTVCRLLEAGVNVVTTRGEFHRPDSMDPDVRKRIEAACERGGASVHSTGSSPGFITEAVPLVLTSIQRRLDRLTIGEYADLSRRDSPGLLFDVMGFGRPPADMDERRLSHGRVSFGPSLELLADTLGLPLDSVEASGEVATAPRAVRIAAGEIEAGTVAAQRITVTGLRGGHDLLRFVATWYCTTELDADWDLRETGWRVAVEGDTPLDVDLRFPVPLDRMAATTPGYTAHRAVNAVPFVCAAAPGIRTTADLPQIVAALG is encoded by the coding sequence ATGCCCGAGACACCGCGCGGCGGGCCGGACGACCGGCCGGGGGATGAACGGGACGGCCGGTCGCGGTACCGGGTCGTCCAGTGGGCCACCGGGAACATCGGCACGCGGGCGCTGCGCGCGGTGATCGAGCACCCGACCCTGGCCCTGGCCGGAGCGTACGTCCACTCTCCGGCCAAGGCGGGGAGGGACGCCGGGGAGCTGTGCGGGCTCGACCCGACGGGCGTCACCGCGACCCGCGACGCCGGCGAGATCCTGGCCCTGCGGCCGGACTGCGTCCTGTACATGCCGCGGGCCTGCGACTTCGACACCGTGTGCCGGCTTCTCGAGGCGGGCGTGAACGTCGTCACGACGCGCGGGGAGTTCCACCGTCCGGACAGCATGGACCCCGATGTCCGCAAGCGGATCGAGGCGGCCTGCGAGCGCGGCGGCGCCTCGGTCCACAGCACCGGGAGCAGCCCCGGCTTCATCACCGAGGCCGTCCCGCTGGTGCTCACCTCGATCCAGCGCCGCCTCGACCGGCTGACGATCGGCGAGTACGCCGACCTCTCCCGGCGCGACTCCCCCGGCCTGCTGTTCGACGTGATGGGCTTCGGCCGCCCGCCCGCCGACATGGACGAGCGCCGGCTGTCCCACGGGCGCGTCAGCTTCGGCCCGTCCCTGGAGCTCCTCGCGGACACGCTCGGCCTGCCGCTGGACTCCGTCGAGGCCTCCGGGGAGGTCGCGACCGCGCCCCGCGCCGTCCGCATCGCCGCCGGGGAGATCGAGGCCGGGACCGTCGCCGCCCAGCGGATCACGGTCACCGGCCTGCGCGGCGGGCACGACCTGCTGCGCTTCGTCGCGACCTGGTACTGCACCACCGAACTCGACGCCGACTGGGACCTCCGGGAGACGGGCTGGCGCGTCGCGGTGGAGGGTGACACCCCCCTGGACGTCGACCTGCGGTTCCCGGTACCGCTCGACCGGATGGCCGCGACCACCCCCGGCTACACGGCCCACCGCGCCGTCAACGCCGTCCCGTTCGTCTGCGCCGCCGCGCCCGGCATCCGCACGACCGCCGACCTGCCGCAGATCGTCGCCGCGCTCGGCTGA
- a CDS encoding NAD(P)-dependent oxidoreductase, whose translation MSGPTVTPPPGETSGGTSAAKTRVGFVGLGSQGGPMARRIVEAGHPTTLWARRPGSLEPFADTAAKTAGTPAEMAADCDVACVCVVDDADVEQVVTGENGILEGLAAGGVVVVHSTVHPDTCRRLADAAAARGVSVVDAPVSGGGQAAAEGRLLVMAGGDDAAVERCRPVFATYADPIVHLGPLGSGQLTKLLNNVLFTANLATAAGALALGRSLDVDPDRLAEVISHGSGTSFALGRVAAAGGTLGPMGERAGALLQKDARLLATVADAAGVPAGPVMRAADDALDLMEHRR comes from the coding sequence ATGAGCGGACCGACAGTCACCCCACCGCCCGGAGAGACGTCCGGGGGCACGTCCGCGGCGAAGACGCGCGTCGGCTTCGTCGGGCTGGGCAGCCAGGGCGGGCCGATGGCGCGCCGGATCGTCGAGGCCGGGCATCCGACGACGCTGTGGGCGCGCCGCCCCGGCTCCCTCGAGCCGTTCGCCGACACCGCCGCGAAGACCGCCGGCACTCCCGCCGAGATGGCCGCCGACTGCGACGTCGCCTGCGTCTGCGTGGTCGACGACGCCGACGTCGAGCAGGTCGTGACCGGCGAGAACGGCATCCTGGAGGGGCTCGCGGCGGGCGGCGTGGTCGTCGTGCACAGCACCGTGCACCCCGACACCTGCCGGCGCCTCGCCGACGCCGCCGCGGCGCGGGGCGTGTCCGTGGTGGACGCACCGGTCAGCGGGGGCGGGCAGGCGGCGGCCGAGGGCCGGCTGCTGGTGATGGCGGGCGGCGACGACGCGGCCGTGGAACGCTGCCGGCCGGTGTTCGCGACGTACGCCGACCCGATCGTCCACCTCGGCCCGCTCGGATCCGGGCAGCTGACCAAGCTGCTCAACAACGTGCTGTTTACGGCGAACCTGGCGACCGCCGCGGGCGCGCTCGCCCTCGGCCGGTCGCTGGACGTCGACCCGGACCGCCTCGCGGAGGTCATCTCCCACGGCAGCGGGACCAGCTTCGCGCTCGGCCGCGTCGCCGCGGCGGGCGGCACGCTCGGCCCGATGGGGGAACGGGCGGGCGCCCTGCTGCAGAAGGACGCGCGGCTGCTGGCCACCGTCGCGGACGCGGCGGGCGTCCCGGCGGGCCCGGTCATGCGGGCGGCCGACGACGCCCTGGACCTCATGGAGCACCGCAGGTGA
- a CDS encoding NAD(P)-dependent oxidoreductase produces the protein MRLGFVGAGRMGRPMVGRLVRAGHEVRVLGRTAEARAALAADGAHPVADVAAAGEDADAVLVCVFDDAQVRDVCVDGGLTDRMPRGSVVVVHTTGDPDTAEAVAGHAAARGVRVVDAPVSGGPHDIAAGRISLFVGGADEAVERVRPALGCYGDPVLHVGALGAGQRVKLLNNALFAAQIGLLAEAVRLGAALGVGEPALLEALGHGSASSRALAGVASRGSVADFAAAVGGFLGKDMDVVRRVSAEHGADLGALGGGLDALAGALDAAAGERTRTSTAG, from the coding sequence ATGCGCCTCGGATTCGTCGGAGCCGGCCGGATGGGCCGCCCGATGGTGGGCCGCCTGGTCCGGGCCGGCCACGAGGTCCGCGTGCTGGGCCGGACGGCCGAGGCGCGCGCGGCGCTCGCCGCGGACGGCGCGCACCCGGTCGCCGACGTCGCGGCCGCCGGGGAGGACGCGGACGCCGTCCTGGTGTGCGTCTTCGACGACGCCCAGGTCCGGGACGTGTGCGTCGACGGCGGGCTGACCGACCGGATGCCGCGCGGGTCGGTCGTCGTCGTTCACACCACCGGCGATCCGGACACCGCCGAGGCCGTCGCCGGACATGCCGCCGCGCGGGGCGTGCGGGTCGTCGACGCCCCGGTCAGCGGCGGGCCGCACGACATCGCGGCGGGCCGGATCTCCCTGTTCGTGGGCGGCGCCGACGAGGCCGTGGAACGGGTCCGACCCGCGCTGGGCTGTTACGGCGACCCCGTCCTGCACGTCGGCGCGCTGGGCGCGGGCCAGCGGGTGAAGCTGCTCAACAACGCGCTGTTCGCCGCGCAGATCGGGCTGCTGGCCGAGGCGGTCCGGCTGGGCGCGGCGCTGGGCGTCGGCGAGCCCGCCCTGCTCGAGGCGCTCGGGCACGGCAGCGCGTCCAGCCGGGCGCTGGCGGGCGTCGCGTCCCGCGGCTCGGTCGCGGACTTCGCCGCGGCGGTGGGCGGCTTCCTCGGCAAGGACATGGACGTCGTCCGGCGGGTCTCCGCCGAGCACGGCGCGGATCTCGGCGCGCTGGGCGGGGGCCTGGACGCGCTGGCAGGTGCGCTGGACGCCGCCGCGGGCGAGCGGACGAGAACATCCACCGCCGGTTGA
- a CDS encoding mycofactocin-coupled SDR family oxidoreductase has protein sequence MGRVEGKVAFVTGAARGQGRSHAVRLAEEGADIIAVDLCQDIETVGYKLAGPDDLKETARLIEAAGRRVVAVQADVRDAGQLADAVERGVRELGRLDVVVAQAGIAPLHGNPPLQAWTDVINVNLVGTINAIQVALPHLGEGASIIATGSAAALMNMGMVQNPGSNPGGSGYAFTKRALSEYAHELGRNLAPLKIRINVIHPTNCNTPMLQSAPMYRSFRPDLENPTREDAEPAFAVQQAFPISYVEPGDISDTVLFLASDESKFVTGMQMRVDAGGYLKWHDYHV, from the coding sequence ATGGGACGTGTCGAGGGGAAGGTCGCGTTCGTCACGGGCGCGGCGCGCGGGCAGGGACGCAGCCACGCGGTGCGGCTGGCCGAGGAGGGCGCCGACATCATCGCGGTCGACCTCTGCCAGGACATCGAGACGGTCGGCTACAAGCTGGCCGGACCGGACGACCTCAAGGAGACCGCGCGCCTGATCGAGGCCGCCGGACGGCGCGTCGTGGCGGTGCAGGCGGACGTGCGCGACGCCGGGCAGCTCGCCGACGCGGTCGAGCGGGGCGTGCGCGAGCTGGGGCGGCTGGACGTCGTCGTCGCGCAGGCCGGCATCGCGCCGCTGCACGGCAACCCGCCGCTGCAGGCCTGGACCGACGTCATCAACGTCAACCTGGTCGGCACGATCAACGCGATCCAGGTCGCGCTGCCGCACCTCGGCGAGGGCGCCTCGATCATCGCGACCGGGTCGGCCGCGGCGCTGATGAACATGGGCATGGTGCAGAACCCCGGATCGAACCCCGGCGGCAGCGGCTACGCCTTCACCAAGCGGGCGCTGTCGGAGTACGCGCACGAGCTCGGGCGCAACCTCGCGCCGCTGAAGATCCGGATCAACGTGATCCACCCGACGAACTGCAACACGCCGATGCTGCAGAGCGCGCCGATGTACCGCTCGTTCCGCCCGGACCTCGAGAACCCGACCCGCGAGGACGCCGAGCCGGCGTTCGCGGTGCAGCAGGCGTTCCCCATCTCCTACGTGGAGCCGGGCGACATCAGCGACACCGTTCTCTTCCTCGCGTCGGACGAGTCCAAGTTCGTGACCGGGATGCAGATGCGGGTCGACGCCGGCGGCTATCTGAAGTGGCACGACTACCACGTCTGA
- a CDS encoding ferredoxin — protein sequence MIAPEIFELRDVDGHSSVVREDVPADQEAQVIEAVNSCPERAISID from the coding sequence ATGATCGCTCCGGAGATCTTCGAGCTCCGCGATGTCGACGGTCACTCGTCCGTCGTGCGGGAGGACGTTCCGGCGGACCAGGAAGCCCAGGTCATCGAAGCCGTCAACTCGTGTCCCGAACGGGCGATCTCCATCGACTGA
- a CDS encoding cytochrome P450 gives MGADDVVKDDDRKQRRYHFDRHTPEYRGQFEAITEEMHEKCPIAWSETYGGHWVAAGNSEVFELARSADKVSNDHDVNGERRGYQGISIPTPERGKGSTGGFLEMDPPAQRYYRQALNPYLSPAAINRWIPVIDELVRACLDEKIESGRIDFVDDLANVVPAVLTLGMMGIPLKDWVVYNEPVHAAVYTRPNTPEAERVAEMHKEMGRHLVGQFFEIQQNPRPGLIDEIARIKIDGEDPPFMDQVGALGLIIGGGFDTTTALTAHALEWLSENPEERERLSRERDTLLNSATEEFLRFYAPAPGDGRTISQDCEMAGTQFKEGDRLWLSWAMANRDAGVFPEPNSIDLARKNNRHSSFGIGIHRCIGSNVARTVFKRMLLQVLDRMPDYRCDPEATVHYDTIGVINGMRHLPANFTPGERLGAGLDETIEAMQRICDEQRLAEPVTVRKAQAKIT, from the coding sequence ATGGGTGCGGATGACGTCGTCAAGGACGACGATCGTAAACAGCGGCGATACCATTTCGACCGGCACACGCCGGAGTATCGCGGGCAGTTCGAGGCGATCACCGAGGAGATGCACGAGAAGTGCCCCATCGCGTGGTCGGAGACCTACGGCGGCCACTGGGTCGCGGCGGGCAACAGCGAGGTGTTCGAGCTCGCGCGGTCGGCCGACAAGGTGTCGAACGACCATGACGTCAACGGGGAGAGGCGCGGCTACCAGGGCATCTCCATCCCCACGCCCGAACGGGGCAAGGGCAGCACCGGCGGCTTCCTGGAGATGGACCCGCCGGCGCAGCGGTACTACCGGCAGGCGCTGAACCCCTACCTGTCCCCGGCGGCGATCAACCGGTGGATCCCGGTGATCGACGAGCTGGTGCGCGCCTGCCTCGACGAGAAGATCGAGAGCGGCCGCATCGATTTCGTCGACGATTTGGCCAACGTCGTCCCGGCGGTCCTCACGCTGGGCATGATGGGCATCCCGCTGAAGGACTGGGTCGTCTACAACGAGCCCGTGCACGCCGCCGTGTACACCCGGCCGAACACGCCCGAGGCGGAGCGGGTGGCCGAGATGCACAAGGAGATGGGCCGCCACCTCGTCGGCCAGTTCTTCGAGATCCAGCAGAACCCGCGGCCGGGGCTGATCGACGAGATCGCGCGGATCAAGATCGACGGCGAGGACCCGCCCTTCATGGACCAGGTCGGGGCGCTCGGGCTGATCATCGGCGGCGGGTTCGACACCACCACGGCCCTCACCGCGCACGCGCTCGAGTGGCTCTCGGAGAACCCGGAGGAGCGCGAGCGGCTGAGCCGCGAGCGCGACACCCTGCTGAACTCGGCGACCGAGGAGTTCCTGCGCTTCTACGCCCCCGCGCCGGGCGACGGGCGCACCATCTCGCAGGACTGCGAGATGGCCGGGACGCAGTTCAAGGAGGGTGACCGGCTCTGGCTGTCGTGGGCCATGGCCAACCGGGACGCCGGGGTGTTCCCGGAGCCGAACTCGATCGACCTCGCCCGCAAGAACAACCGGCACAGCAGCTTCGGGATCGGCATCCACCGGTGCATCGGCTCGAACGTCGCGCGCACGGTGTTCAAGCGGATGCTGCTGCAGGTGCTCGACCGGATGCCCGACTACCGGTGCGACCCCGAGGCCACGGTGCACTACGACACCATCGGGGTCATCAACGGCATGCGCCACCTCCCGGCGAACTTCACCCCCGGCGAGCGGCTGGGGGCCGGTCTGGACGAGACCATCGAGGCGATGCAGCGGATCTGCGACGAGCAGCGGCTCGCCGAGCCGGTGACGGTCCGGAAGGCCCAGGCCAAGATCACCTGA
- a CDS encoding NAD(P)/FAD-dependent oxidoreductase, translating to MRSLRSVVVAGGGAAGVAAAETLRREGHEGSLVLLCDEPALPYDRPPLSKQVLTGAWEPGRTELRDEDHYAGLDVRLVRGRATGLDAGRGLVRVEGASDLPFDGLVIATGLRPRRLPQGRGLAGVHVLRELPEALELRAALAAARRAVVVGAGFLGLEVAASARAMGLEVTVADPLPVPMMRQVGPRVGAAVADLHRARGVDLRMGAGVKEMAGEDGRVTAVTLSDGTTVPADVVLVAVGAAPAVEWLRGSGLPLGDGLECDEHCRAAPGIYGAGDVASWINPRYGRRMRLEHRMNATDQGTAAALNLLQGDVKPFAPLPYFWSDQYDVKIQAHGVFPEESDVTIEEGSVEDGRFVALYRSGGELTGVLGWNLPARVMPYRKRLLEQWRPR from the coding sequence GTGAGGTCACTGCGAAGCGTCGTCGTGGCGGGCGGGGGTGCGGCCGGCGTCGCCGCCGCCGAGACGCTGCGCCGCGAGGGCCACGAGGGCTCCCTCGTCCTGCTCTGCGACGAACCGGCCCTGCCCTACGACCGCCCCCCGCTGTCGAAGCAGGTGCTGACCGGCGCCTGGGAACCCGGCCGGACCGAGCTGCGCGACGAGGACCACTACGCCGGACTGGACGTCCGCCTGGTCCGCGGGCGGGCGACCGGCCTCGACGCCGGGCGCGGGCTCGTCCGGGTCGAGGGCGCGTCGGACCTCCCGTTCGACGGGCTGGTGATCGCCACCGGCCTGCGCCCGCGCCGCCTGCCGCAGGGGCGGGGCCTCGCCGGCGTGCACGTCCTGCGGGAGCTTCCGGAGGCGCTGGAGCTGCGGGCCGCCCTGGCGGCGGCGCGGCGCGCGGTCGTGGTCGGCGCGGGGTTCCTCGGCCTGGAGGTGGCGGCCTCGGCCCGCGCCATGGGACTGGAGGTGACCGTCGCCGACCCGCTGCCGGTGCCGATGATGCGGCAGGTGGGCCCGCGCGTGGGCGCCGCCGTCGCCGACCTCCACCGCGCCCGCGGCGTCGACCTGCGGATGGGCGCGGGCGTCAAGGAGATGGCGGGCGAGGACGGCCGGGTCACGGCCGTGACGCTGTCGGACGGGACGACCGTGCCCGCCGACGTGGTGCTCGTCGCCGTCGGGGCGGCCCCGGCGGTGGAGTGGCTGCGCGGGTCCGGGCTGCCGCTCGGGGACGGCCTCGAGTGCGACGAGCACTGCCGTGCGGCGCCGGGGATCTACGGCGCGGGCGACGTCGCCTCCTGGATCAACCCCCGGTACGGGCGCAGGATGCGGCTGGAGCACCGGATGAACGCCACCGACCAGGGCACCGCGGCCGCGCTGAACCTGCTGCAGGGCGACGTCAAGCCGTTCGCCCCGCTCCCCTACTTCTGGAGCGACCAGTACGACGTGAAGATCCAGGCTCACGGGGTCTTCCCGGAGGAGAGCGACGTGACGATCGAGGAGGGATCGGTCGAGGACGGCCGGTTCGTCGCGCTGTACCGGTCCGGCGGCGAGCTCACGGGCGTCCTCGGCTGGAACCTGCCGGCGCGCGTCATGCCCTACCGGAAGCGGCTCCTGGAGCAGTGGCGGCCCCGGTAG
- a CDS encoding OB-fold domain-containing protein — translation MSGSATGGGTGGGPGRPLPRLTPENEFFWTSGADGRLRVQRCEACAALVHPPQPVCRYCRGTEMGVREVSGFATLIGFTLNHRFSLPGLPAPYVVAQVALEDDARVRLTTNAVECDPDELALGMRMEVVFEQCEDVWLPLFRPAAEQGPPAELPADEVAPERMASLVRPMPSTDKFEDRAALTGIGASELGRRLMVDPLSLTVQACERAVADAGLTLDDIDGLATYPGAGPFGGFGEGGVTALESALGLRPTWYNGGAETFGPGGSLIAAMLAVAGGLARHVLCFRTLWETTHGELMRRGGAGAGGGGRVEGAAAWRMPFGSTSAAHTLAQNAQRHFHRYGTTRETLGWIALNQRANAAVNPTAIYRSPMTMDDYLEARPITEPFGLYDCDVPCDGAVAVIVSAVDAARDLPKPPVLVEAVGTQITERIDWDQSTLTHEPQVLGPAAHLWTRTSLRPSDVDVAQLYDGFTLNCLSWIEALGFCGIGEAKDFLDGGKNIARDGVLPLNTHGGQLSHGRTHGMGLVHEAVVQLRGEGGERQVPGARVAVVSSGGLTPGGAMLLRTDA, via the coding sequence GTGAGCGGCAGCGCGACCGGCGGCGGGACGGGCGGCGGGCCGGGACGCCCGCTGCCCCGGCTCACCCCGGAGAACGAGTTCTTCTGGACGTCCGGGGCCGACGGGCGGCTGCGCGTGCAGCGCTGCGAGGCGTGCGCGGCCCTGGTCCACCCGCCGCAGCCGGTGTGCCGGTACTGCCGGGGCACGGAGATGGGCGTGCGGGAGGTCTCCGGTTTCGCGACCCTCATCGGGTTCACCCTCAACCACCGGTTCAGCCTGCCGGGGCTTCCGGCGCCGTACGTCGTGGCCCAGGTCGCCCTCGAGGACGACGCCCGCGTGCGGCTCACGACGAACGCCGTCGAGTGCGACCCGGACGAGCTGGCGCTCGGCATGCGGATGGAGGTCGTCTTCGAGCAGTGCGAGGACGTGTGGCTCCCGCTGTTCCGGCCCGCCGCCGAACAGGGCCCGCCCGCCGAACTCCCCGCGGACGAGGTCGCACCCGAGCGGATGGCGAGCCTCGTCCGGCCGATGCCGAGCACCGACAAGTTCGAGGACCGGGCGGCCCTCACCGGCATCGGGGCCTCCGAGCTCGGCCGCCGGCTGATGGTGGACCCGCTGTCCCTCACCGTTCAGGCGTGCGAGCGCGCCGTCGCCGACGCCGGCCTGACGCTGGACGACATCGACGGCCTGGCCACCTACCCCGGTGCGGGCCCGTTCGGCGGGTTCGGCGAGGGCGGCGTGACCGCGCTCGAGTCCGCGCTGGGCCTCCGGCCGACCTGGTACAACGGCGGTGCCGAGACGTTCGGGCCGGGCGGTTCGCTGATCGCGGCGATGCTCGCGGTGGCGGGCGGGCTCGCCCGGCACGTGCTCTGCTTCCGGACGCTGTGGGAGACCACGCACGGGGAGCTGATGCGGCGCGGCGGCGCCGGCGCGGGCGGCGGCGGGCGCGTCGAGGGGGCGGCTGCCTGGCGGATGCCGTTCGGCTCGACGTCGGCGGCGCACACCCTCGCGCAGAACGCCCAGCGGCACTTCCACCGCTACGGCACCACGCGCGAGACGCTCGGCTGGATCGCGCTGAACCAGCGGGCGAACGCCGCCGTCAACCCGACGGCGATCTACCGTTCCCCGATGACGATGGACGACTACCTGGAGGCGCGGCCGATCACCGAGCCGTTCGGCCTCTACGACTGCGACGTGCCGTGCGACGGCGCCGTCGCGGTGATCGTGTCGGCGGTGGACGCCGCGCGGGACCTGCCGAAGCCGCCCGTCCTGGTGGAGGCCGTCGGGACGCAGATCACCGAGCGGATCGACTGGGACCAGAGCACGCTGACCCACGAGCCGCAGGTGCTCGGCCCCGCCGCCCACCTGTGGACGCGCACGTCGCTGCGGCCGTCCGACGTGGACGTCGCGCAGCTCTACGACGGGTTCACCCTCAACTGCCTCTCCTGGATCGAGGCGCTCGGGTTCTGCGGCATCGGCGAGGCCAAGGACTTCCTGGACGGCGGCAAGAACATCGCCCGGGACGGGGTCCTGCCCCTGAACACGCACGGCGGCCAGCTGTCGCACGGACGGACCCACGGCATGGGCCTCGTCCACGAGGCGGTCGTGCAGCTGCGCGGGGAGGGCGGGGAACGCCAGGTGCCGGGGGCCCGGGTGGCCGTGGTGAGCAGCGGCGGCCTCACCCCCGGCGGGGCGATGCTCCTCAGGACGGACGCATGA
- a CDS encoding lysophospholipase, with translation MTIGERDTGAHPHEHARDREHGAANRGAADPVVPRMVEVDGVPMSALVAAVPRPRAVVLALHGGAVSPAYFDAPGHPRLSLLRTGAALGFTVVALARPGYGASAPHAERVARAERRVDLAYGAVHALLGPAPRGAGLFVLAHSVGSELAVRMAARGNGDGLLGLEMSGTGRRHHDRAAALLGPGDGNRDRLPPAGSIRHLIWGPEHLYPDGTIGHPALRSAAPAYEGGVVAGWNSDLPELAARVRVPVRYTLAEHETVWRPGRAALEEVAALFTAAPRVAVDEQAGGGHNLSLGFAAAAYHWKALAFAEECAAAADETSGGAPDGTT, from the coding sequence ATGACGATCGGCGAACGTGACACGGGCGCGCATCCGCACGAGCACGCGCGCGACCGCGAGCACGGGGCCGCGAACCGGGGCGCCGCCGACCCGGTCGTCCCCCGCATGGTCGAGGTGGACGGCGTCCCGATGTCGGCGCTCGTCGCGGCGGTCCCGCGGCCGCGCGCGGTCGTCCTCGCGCTGCACGGCGGGGCGGTGAGCCCCGCCTACTTCGACGCCCCCGGGCACCCCCGGCTGTCGCTGCTGCGGACGGGCGCGGCCCTCGGCTTCACCGTCGTCGCGCTCGCCCGGCCGGGCTACGGCGCGTCCGCCCCGCACGCGGAGCGGGTCGCCCGCGCCGAGCGGCGGGTCGACCTCGCCTACGGTGCCGTGCACGCCCTGCTGGGCCCGGCCCCGCGCGGTGCGGGCCTGTTCGTGCTGGCGCACTCGGTCGGCTCGGAGCTGGCCGTCCGGATGGCCGCCCGCGGGAACGGGGACGGGCTGCTGGGGCTGGAGATGTCCGGCACCGGCAGGCGGCACCACGACCGCGCGGCCGCGCTCCTCGGCCCCGGCGACGGGAACCGGGACCGGCTTCCCCCGGCGGGCAGCATCCGCCACCTCATCTGGGGGCCGGAGCACCTCTACCCGGACGGGACGATCGGGCATCCGGCCCTGCGCTCCGCGGCGCCCGCCTACGAGGGCGGCGTCGTGGCGGGCTGGAACTCGGACCTGCCGGAACTGGCCGCCCGGGTGCGCGTCCCCGTCCGGTACACCCTCGCCGAGCACGAGACCGTGTGGCGGCCGGGACGGGCGGCGCTGGAGGAGGTCGCGGCGCTGTTCACGGCCGCGCCCCGGGTCGCCGTCGACGAGCAGGCGGGCGGCGGCCACAATCTGAGCCTCGGCTTCGCCGCCGCGGCCTACCACTGGAAGGCGCTGGCGTTCGCCGAGGAGTGCGCGGCGGCGGCCGACGAGACGTCCGGAGGCGCTCCGGACGGGACCACCTGA